Part of the Oncorhynchus mykiss isolate Arlee chromosome 12, USDA_OmykA_1.1, whole genome shotgun sequence genome, TCCGAtgctctcttgctgtctctggtTTTGACTGGCTGGTTCCATGTCTCTGGCTGCAGGCTGGAGCAGAGTGAGATCCTGGAGGAGAACCAGAGGAACCTGCTGCAGATCACCAACCGCTTCTTCCTGGCCATCATCAACTCCTCCACAGAGTTCCCCCCTCAGCTGCGCAGTGTCTGTCACTGCCTGTTCCAGGTACATATTAGACTGCACACCTCAACTGCCAACTCCAACCCACTCCACAGTCTGTAAACCCCCATCTTAACATACAGGGTTCCATTTATTTGAAGATTTTAACTTTTTCTGCAATTGCCACCATTATGTTTTCACATAATGTCAGGGTGGTTTTTATGAACTAGGTAAATGTACATCAAAAGGTAAGGTTTGCACTTTTGTGCGGTGTCTGTATATGAATGTAGAAGTATTTGTGCAGTgcgtgtttgtggtgtgtgtgtttgccgtGACCTTTTTTGTGCCCATCTCTGTTCTGTAGGCAACTTGCCACTCTCTACTGAATAAAGCCACAGTTAAAGAGAAAAAGGAAAGCAAAAAAGCAGTAAGTTCAGAGAATGTTCTCCCTGGCCACTGTTGAAAGAAAGGGAAGGTCATTCACCCTCTTGCTGTTCTATCACCTTAAACTACTTTATACTCCTGCCCTCCTTACAATCCTCACCTGAAATCCCACTACTAATACTTTTACTTTCAAATAAGTTCAAATGGATTttaatgtacgctcaccacaaACAAACTCTTGGCACTGGTGAAACTGCACTGCTGTTACTGGTTGGTGTTGAAAGGAGTTTGGAGGTCGATGACAACGGGCTCATGTTGCAGATGGTCGAGGAGCACTGGTCAGTTGTGCTGTGCGACTCAGGATCCTGGGATCCACAACGCTTTTTTGAAACCTCTCATGGAATTTGGAACTAAGGGTGTTGGGCAAACACAAGCCACCAGAATAGcatcaatgcaccttggcataggtTCTACAACtgtctggaactctactggagggaagcgacaccattcttccatgatcatttccataatttggtgttttgttgttgtcGGTGGAAAACAATGTCTCAGGCACCGCTGCAGAATCTCCcagaagtgttcaattgggttgagatctggtgacttgACACATACACATTTGTTTTACTCTCTTTGTGGGAACCAAAAATGTATTCCTATTCAAAATCCTGTTTTCCAGAACCCTTAACCGAACCCAggatttcccaaactctgtcctggtAACCCCAAGGGGTACACTTTTTGTTGTTTGCCCTagcattacacagctgattcaaataacccactaatcatcaagcttttatAATTTTGAATCTGCTCTATTGTGCTAGGGCAAAGAACTAAACGTGGTGTTGAAAGGAGTTTGGGGGTCGATGATAACGGGCTCATGTTGCAGATGGTCAAGGAGCACTTTGGCACATAGTTGTGCTGTGCGACTCAGGATCCTGGGATCCACTCCACTTTTTTGAAAGCTCTCATGGAATGTGTAACTCTTGTGAAGTCCTAAGGCTTTCTCTGAAATTCATTACTAGCTAAGTTTCGCAGTGCAGAAATACCGCCTTCAGTTATCTATACTGCATTTACCGTATCTGAAATCTGCAGCCTATTGTTGTGCatccatccatgatgtcatatTGGCATGATGGTCAAAATTGCTAACGGTAAATATCCTGTGTTGGTGGCGCTGGGTAAGCTGTGGAGGCCTGGTAATTGGCTGACCTTTCAAAGCACTCTAATACTGCAGGCCATTTAATGACAGCTTGTCTTATTCCAGCAGCAATGAAATAAGACTTCATGAGGTTGCATTATCTTACAGCCTAGTAATTCCACTGCTGCAATATCCCTTTTAAAACACACGTGTGTTACAAGTGATACCATTTTCGTATGCGGACATGCAGAGCGTTTGATCAATTTAGGACATTGATTTAATTGAACATCGCCCAGTGTTTTTTCAGAAGCGTACAGTATCACGTCTACCCTAGTAGTTAGGACTGGTCTAagattctcctctcccccttttcaAGATTCCCAGGTACCTTGCTTTCCTTTTAATCTCTTAACTCAGTTTTGAAGCGGGCCTAGCGTTGTGAATGTGGTTTGGAGGTGATGATGTGGCCATCTTGTCCTCTAGACTGTGGAATACTTtgtctccctccccactctcctcaCTGTACTCTTTCTACCCTTCTATCTTCTCCAACCCATGTCCTTGCCTCCTCTCTCTAACAATGTTGTTACCATCCCTCCAACACCCTTACACACAGGTGGTCAGCCAGCGTTTCCCCCAGAACAGCATAGGGGCGGTGGGCAGTGCCATGTTCCTCCGTTTCATCAACCCTGCCATAGTGTCTCCCTATGAGGCAGGCATCCTGGATAAGAAACCTCCTCCCAGGATTGAGAGGGGCCTTAAGCTCATGTCCAAGGTAAGAGGACAGGACACCCAGGCCACAAATATACAAAGCTGATATGTCTTAATAATATGCTATATTCTATTTGAGGACCTGGCCTTGTTGTTAATATGGTTTTAATGTTCTTTTACAGATCCAGCAGAGCATTGCCAACCATGTTGTATTCACCAAAGAGGAGCACATGAGGCCTTTTAATGACTTTGTCAAAAGCAACTTTGATGCAGCTAGAAGGTATGATAACAGAATGATATCTTCCCTCTCTGAGAATACATTGATATGTATTGGATGTTTTCACCTGATACTAATTACCCTAACAGGTGTAGATAAATCTTGTTCCTTTGACCTATGTGTTGTAGGTTTTTCCTGGACATTGCATCAGACTGCCCTGCCAGTGACTCAGTCAACCACAGCCTGTCCTTCATCAGTGATGGCAACGTTCTGGCCCTGCACCGGCTGCTGTGGAACAACCAGGAAAAGATAGGACAGTACCTCTCTAGCAACAGGTGAGTGGGCAGAATGGAACATGTATGGCTTAGATGTTATAAGAGATAAGTAACCCAGATCTCTAGAATAAACAACGGCCCATCTCACAGGAGGTTGTCTTTGATACTACTGTAGACCTCTGTACTTTCTGCATGTGGCTGATGTGTATCAAAGAGTAGATTATCCCTAACGTTGTCGTTCTTCATCAGGGATCATAAAGCAGTGGGAAGACGGCCTTTTGACAAGATGGCCACCCTCCTGGCCTACCTGGGGCCCCCAGAGCACAAACCTGTGGCTGACACCCACTGGTCCAGCCTCAACCTCACCAGCTCCAAGTTCGAGGAGTTTATGACAAGGTACATACATGAAGTTACTATTAattacatacaggtaactgcccaaATAAAGGAAACGCCAACATAGTGGCTTAATAGAGAATtgggccagaacagcttcaatgcacatAGATTCTAcatgtgtctggaactctattggtgAGATGTGGCACCGTTCTTCCTTGAGAAATTCCttaatttgttgttttgttaatgGAGGTGTAAAATGTGTCTCAGGCGCCGCTCTAGAATTTCCCATAATTGGGAGAagattgggttgagatctggtgacttgagacacacacatttgttttactatccttgtggggaccaaaacacacacacacacacacacactttaacctccctatgctcctttgagacccctctttccaagtcactgagatctcttctactcacagtagccaaaataatgggcatctGGGCGTTTTTATACATGGGTAGGCGTTTTTATACCCTAAGCattggatgttaattgcttaatttaCTCAGgatccacacctgtgtggaagcacctgctttcaatatacactgagtgtacaaacattaataacaccatcctaatattgagttgctcccccctccttttgccctcagaactaACAAGgaattaacaagtgacatcaataagggatcataggtttaacctggattcacctggtcagtctgtcatggaaagaacaggtgttcataatgttttgtacactcagtgtaatttGTATCCCTTATTTACTCAAGCATTTCCTTTATTtcggcagttacctgtagatctCACAAAGCAGTCTCATAAAACAGGATATGAAAGCATCTGAGGCAGAGGTTGTTTTAGTGGTACTCTTAAAGTATTTCCCTGTCTTGATCCTGCTCCTGCTCCCTCAGACACCAGGTACATGAGAAAGATGAGTTCAAAGCCCTGAAGACCCTCAACATCTTCTACCAGGCTGGCACCTCCAAGAACGGCAACCCTGTCTTCTACTACATCACACGCAGGTGAGGCCTGCAGACTGTCACATTTCAACAGAAAGTCACAGAACGCTGTATTCACTTTATCATGATGCATTTATTCAGAAACATAGTTGTTTTAACATGTGTGCTATATTTTATTTTAGTAGATAACAAAAGGTTTTTTAGAAAGTGTCCAAGGAGTACAGGTCATCGTGGTCTTCCTTAGGGTGAGAATATATGTAGTTAAAGAATAGTTGGACATCCCAGATTGAGGGAGTGCATGATGAATATAGCTGCCTTGCTGCCATCAGAGAGTAGCTATCTGCTGCAGGAGAGTGGGGGACAGAGCCAGGAGCATGAGGCCAATCCCccacagagaggagagttggggagaggagTTGGGGCTGCTGCCCGTGGAATTGGTGCTGTTGGCTCCGATCACAGTCCCATGTTGAGCCAGGAAGACAATGGCCATCACAACCATTTGCAGCACACCACTACGAACATGCATTCTCTTTCTGTGGTCAAACTGCCAATGTAGACATAAGACAACCAACATGCCACAGTCACCAACATGCCAGGTAGAACAGCATTTTTTTACACTCTTTCATTTGTAAATCTAGTACATTTCTCATGAGCTGTTTTCCATATTAAAGCTGTATTCTAGTATTCTAAATAAGTTAACCTTAGTAAACTGATTTGATCGATGAATGGCAGCAAATTGATCTCAATAAACATCTGACCAATTATAACAACAACGGGACCACCAACACCATTCAAAGATCTGCCACTTACCGGATATTATGACGTAAACCTTCTCAGCTTCAGTGGTGATGATTTGTGAAGAGCCAACCGTTTGGGAGGAGGTATTTTATGGCACCTGGCTAATGACATCATTATAGTTGACTGTAGGCATTGGCAACTCACCACAACGGGGGTGGCCGGTGTTTCTGTTTAGCTGTACCCATGGAAAATCACAAAACCGTTTGTTTCCAAGTCTCTAGCTGAGATCCGCCCATCaacattctctcactctctctcacacgcgggtgaacacacacacgcacgcacacaccacacaagTATTTGTGGATGTGATTGAGTGATGTAGCCTGCTGTGGTGCCAGTAGGCAACATAAAGGTACAGTATGGTGCCACCTGCTGCTGAGTTATAGTCATAGCCTCTAAATTGTTGTGAAAGAatcaatgagtgtgtgtgtgtgtgtgtgtgtgtgtgtgtgtgtgtgtgtgtgtgtatatgaatgAATGGACAAATCCATCGATCACATGGCACtattcattcctatgtgaagactcaatagcgcTCTCATTGATTAACTCAAGTTGAATTGAAGGACCACCAGGGTGCTGCCAgctgccattagcaactaaatTATCCTTCTGTGTGCGATTTTAAAATAATTGCTTCAAAGACCtacatctggtgtattagaagcaATTACTGGAACCATGTTTGTCTTCAAAACTTTTTTTATTTACACAAAGATTGACCACGAAGATGACAATTTTTCTGTTCACTATAAtgggggatcctgttttctgctaaCAATGCCTGAAGCGcagaaggctgctgaggggaggacggctcataaaaaTGTCCAGaaaggagcaaatggaatggcatcaaacacctggaaaccatgtgtttgatgtatttgataccattccacctattccgctccagtcattacctgcAGTACCATAGTCTGCCTCTAACTCCCGAggctcaatgagagggggcagtcaTTCTCCCCTGGAAagaacagctagttttcagcttttctctcctcactcagaccacccccagacagtcctagataaattcttgcttgagaaattgctctttgctaagaagacATTTTTGAACAATTTAATTGAAATCAATCACTCTAAGGTATTTAATTATtatccagaaatgatttgatattgagataaaaacagctgctttGGACCTTTTAAGTATTCAAAGTTGATGATGAAAACAGAGTTATGCAGATAGTGAGTACTAAAGTATTTGTTCAGTATCCCAATAATGATACTGGCCATATAGTGGTAGTAGTGTTAGTGTACATGGATGCTGCCTGTGCAtgtcatacagtatattgttattAATTAAAGTAATGCAGAAGAGTTTAAGTGTCTTACAGTATtcaaaatggaagaaaacaaCAAAGTTGGTTTAATGATActcatttgtgtgtttgtgcagttGTATGTCCAAAGTCTGACAAGGACATTACTCCAACTTCAGACATTTCCTTCAATATTCAGAGGACATACCGGGTGTGAGTCAGGAAGAACCACAGGTTCAGTAGGAGTGGGAGTGTAGACCTGGGGCTGGGAGCTGGGCTGGTGTTGCGTACCGGGGAGCCACCCTGGTTAGGCCTCTTGACACTCCTGGTGCGGAGGGTGGCTGTTCTCCTTGTGATGGTAGAGGGGTTGTCAGTGGTATAGAAGCTGTCAGTAGTAAATGCAGTGTCTGTTAGGAAGGGGTCGTCTGTGCTTGTCAAGCTGTTGTCTGTGTGGGACCTGTCAGTGGGCAGGGTGGAAATGGCTAGAGGGGTGGAGGTGAGCGGGTGTTGGTCTGTGAAGAGGCCGTGGTTCTCTGATCCACTGGGGCGTCCTGGGGCTTTCCTGCTGTGGAGCTGGGTGTTGAGCAGGGCAGACTCAGACAGGTACCAAGGCCACCTGGTGAGGGCctctggaggaggagggtggctCCACTCCACCTGAGTACCAGCAGCCAGGGGAGGCTGAGTGTAGGAGGCAAAGTGCCACCCCCCAGTCCTGGCCAGGGGATGCTCTCCACAGACAGAGTGAGTGTGGCAGGGGCAGCCCAGCACGCGGGTGGAGGTGTGCTTGAGCCAGGCCAGCAGGTGGGTGATGTTGGTCTGGTGCTCACAGGCCCAGGGGTTGTCCCCCAGGGAGAGGAGCCGCAGGCTGCCCAGCTGGCTGAAGGCCCTGGGACCCACAGAGGAGAAGCGGTTGGAGTGCAGGTAGAAGGTGGTCAGCCTGAACAGCCGTGCCAGAGTGCCAGGCAGCATCTGCACCAGGGAGTTGTGGGAAAGGTCCACGGTCTCCAGGCTGGCAGGCATGTTGGTAGGCACGGTCCAGAAGCGGTTGTGGCTGAGGTTGAGCAGGCGCAGGCTGGTCAGGGTGTTGTTGATGAACACGGCCCGTTCCAGCTTGTTATTGGACAGGTCGAGGACCCGCAGGTTCCACTGGTAGGCTGTGTCGTTCTTGTCCAGCAGGTTGATGCCGTTGGCTGCAATGTGGAGCTCCCACAGGGCTCTGGGCAGAGCGGTGGGCAGGCGGACCAGCCTGTTGTGGGACAGGTCCAGGGTGCGGAGGTGGACAAAGGTACTCAGCTGGCCGTCCAGGTCGTGGATGCGGTTGTGAGACAGGTTGAGAGAGTGCAGGTTGTGCTGCAGGCCCAGGGGCAGAGTCCTCAGGCCCCTCCAGGAACAGTCCACCTCCCTGTGGCTGTGGTTACAGGTGCACATTGGGGGGCAGACAGCCAGGGCCTGGAGACCCAGCagcatcaacagccatagcacGGCCACACAGTGGGGAGGGACGCTGGGGGGCATCAGTAGCACACGCCTTGAAACACAGGGGAAACGCCTGGATAAATTAGTTACAAACATGATAGCAAGCCCACTATTAGCTAGGCTACATATCAAAGCAGTAACATGTATTAGTAAAAGCTTATAGTCCACATAGGTAGTAGACAAAGAGCACGGTGAATGATATGCAGATTGAGACTATCCTCTCTGCACCAGTAGTGGAGGAGAGGCTGTGTTACTGCAGTGAGCTGTGCTGAACACACTGGAGACAACGGTTAAGATCTCATTCTCTCCCGTTCTGCTCcaccctcaccctctttctccccccatggAGGCTCCCTAACATCTCGTCACAGTGCTGCAGATGTGCCTTCTCCAGCATGATTATGCATACAATAGAGTATGTGAGTAGGGTTTAAACGTTTGGCATTAACCCCTACAGTCAGTCCTATTTATTGAGGAAGGGAGCCTCCCTAGCAACAGACTAGTGGACAGTGTGATGCTTTGACTACAATGGCTTGTAGTCTGTTTTGAAGAGGATGTTCTGATTGGCTTGGGCTATTAGTCTGTAGAGGATACCTTTTAGAAGATGTTTGTACATCACTAGAGGTGTGATTTTCCCTGCTGTCCCATTTCACTGATGTTAATTAGCCTGTTCAATATATATCCCAATCAGTGAGTGTCAGCTATTGAGCAGGGAGTTGTTCCTACTAGAACGTGGTGAATAGATTGGTTTTGTTAATGACTAAGGAGAGGACTGGGACACCGGCCAGTCCCGCAGCGAGCGGAGTCAGAGAAATGATGCACAGGGAGCAGTGCAAAGATTCAATTACTGTAGCACCATAGtcatgtatgtttgtgtgtgtgtgcattgttgcttttttgttttgtcttggattccatggggggggggggtcgtgtgtgtgtgtgtgtgtgagagaatagaCACTCACCTTTTCCTCATCTTTGCATTCCAGTCACTTCTCGCCTCTCTATGGTCCTTAGCCCAAGGCTGCTTTCTATCCTCTGTCTCCTAAAACACTGGAGTGGCAGCTGCTTTGCTGAAGAGGgattttctgttgtttttttgcTCATTCACTGTTTTTAACGCCCTCTTGCTTTTCCTTTCCTAGCTTCTGAGACTGTTCTGTTCACCCTGGTTTTGTCCTTGATCCCTTTTGTTTTCCTCTGAAGGATGGACCATTAAGAGTAAATGTCTCTTAGTCTGCCCTTTTAGGTCCAGTGATGCAGGTAGCATTAAACGGAATAAGCTCCTACTGCTTCAGCATCCACTGCAGGCTCTGCATTAACactgggagagtgtgtgtgtgtgttagggagggagggagttagaggGGAAAGTGGGAGGGGTGTAGGAGAGGAGTAGGGATGCAGTGCAGAGCGGCCCTTCGCTACTGATGACgaggagcgggggggggggggggggctgttgacTCTAATGTTTCATAATCAGTATCATTCAAAGAAATgtcttcaatctctctctcccccaacacCATCCTCTTTCCATGTATCTggatttagctaggactgtcaaTGAAAATCCACTGACTCAATGCACCACGGAAGGGAATTTATTTTCTGGCACAAAGATGTTCTTCATATTTTGCTATAATAGTTATGTACCCCCTCCCCTGTACGTATTGCAGTAATGGATAACATTTGATTTTGGTTTGAAATTGTTAGTAGTCAATATTATGCCCTCTTCACGGACAACCCGTTTTAGACTTGACATGCAATACATCCACACGTTCATCATGTTGTCAGCCATAAGTAGATGAATAAATATctgagaaagaggatgggaacaTAAAACGGATCGGTGGCGGTGCAGCAGTTTTGAATGTGGTATTATGCTGCTTTGTTGTAGTTCCCCTCTCTGGTCAGTGAAAACAAGTGGTACTGCTTACTAAtgcccagcctctctctccctctctctgtaattCATCCACATGTACACTCACATGCAATTAGCTGTCTCTCAGACACACTGTAGCAGAGAAACACTCAGGAAGTGTCCTAATTCTTTATTGTTTCAAAGGCTTGGAAACGGAAGGGCAGATAAAGCTAGAGCAGAAACATTTGAACTCTTCTTTACTGTATCCAAAAGACCAAGGAAGTGATGTTGACTTGTAGGAAAACATTGTCAGAGTGTTTCTGGAAGAGGTTTGTGGCTTAAACAGTTCCTTTAAATTGTCTACTTAAGCCGATACTACAGTTTAGTGCTGGTTGGTTCTGTTTTGTCATTTTGCTGAATTTAGAATGTCTAAAAATGGAGAAGTGAGGGAAATGTAACAAGCAAGCTGTGAGACAACCACTAGACCAAACAGGAGTCATTTCCTCTTATCGGTGACACCGATGATGGCTATACATTTTAACTTATAACTATTTTTGTTACACATACAAATTCATACAAATATTAAACATTCACATGATATTCAACTTCTTGTGGTACATTCATTTGTATAGACATGATCATAATGGTAATTATTTCATAAGTTTTGAATGAGAATGCGAGCATAAAATACAAAACCACACAATCACTCTAAGCAAACACTCAGTGCAAAATCAAATCTCTTTACAGCATGCCAATAGAAGCTGTTGTATAAAACTGTGCTGTTCCCATCATCAGTATGCAGCTGAGGACAGTTTGACCAGTGGTTTGAGCTTGTTTCTGGTCCAAGGTCAGAGGAGGAGGTCACCATGTGAGAGCCCtcaccccaccaccacaacaacatcGCTAGAGGCTTGTGATTGGGGAGAGCCTGCTGTGGCTGTGGGGTCAGAGGGCTCTGCAGGCTGTTTGGTGGTGGTAGTGACCGGGCTCCCCTGGCTAGGGTTTGCAGCTGCTGCCACCCCATTTTCCGTGGCTtccttcttctcttccttcttGGGTGTATCTTTCACCATCTTATTTTTCCCTTGCCCCTTGTCTGTCTTGCCGTTCTCCCCCTCCTGGGTCTGTCTGAGCTCTGCCATCATCAGGCTGGTCTCACCGGGCTCAGAGTCAGGCCTCTCCTTGGTCCTCTGGCCAGTGCCCCAGTACCCAGTACCACTCACCAGGTCTATGTTGCTGCGGGTGGGGCGGCTGCTGATGTGGGGCTGGCGCTTCAGGCAGCACACATGGCATGACAGCACAACTGTGGAGACTAGCAGGATGGCACACAGGACCACCAGGGCACCTGTCACAATCAGCAGGATGGTGGCCTCCTTCTTATCCAACAGAAAGTCAGAGCTGCGGCAGGGGCT contains:
- the LOC110537254 gene encoding uncharacterized protein LOC110537254 — its product is MNGSQVCLLLYCVVLMGTSVLANDGKIKNETEKGAGAKPNATMGPPGTTHLTQFNSSTHFQSESTTPATLNTRETSGTNSPVNTNNTPSRANTKPSAYPPLKAQTSPTFSPCRSSDFLLDKKEATILLIVTGALVVLCAILLVSTVVLSCHVCCLKRQPHISSRPTRSNIDLVSGTGYWGTGQRTKERPDSEPGETSLMMAELRQTQEGENGKTDKGQGKNKMVKDTPKKEEKKEATENGVAAAANPSQGSPVTTTTKQPAEPSDPTATAGSPQSQASSDVVVVVG
- the LOC110537253 gene encoding oligodendrocyte-myelin glycoprotein-like, which produces MRKRRVLLMPPSVPPHCVAVLWLLMLLGLQALAVCPPMCTCNHSHREVDCSWRGLRTLPLGLQHNLHSLNLSHNRIHDLDGQLSTFVHLRTLDLSHNRLVRLPTALPRALWELHIAANGINLLDKNDTAYQWNLRVLDLSNNKLERAVFINNTLTSLRLLNLSHNRFWTVPTNMPASLETVDLSHNSLVQMLPGTLARLFRLTTFYLHSNRFSSVGPRAFSQLGSLRLLSLGDNPWACEHQTNITHLLAWLKHTSTRVLGCPCHTHSVCGEHPLARTGGWHFASYTQPPLAAGTQVEWSHPPPPEALTRWPWYLSESALLNTQLHSRKAPGRPSGSENHGLFTDQHPLTSTPLAISTLPTDRSHTDNSLTSTDDPFLTDTAFTTDSFYTTDNPSTITRRTATLRTRSVKRPNQGGSPVRNTSPAPSPRSTLPLLLNLWFFLTHTRYVL